The Etheostoma cragini isolate CJK2018 chromosome 15, CSU_Ecrag_1.0, whole genome shotgun sequence genome window below encodes:
- the LOC117957812 gene encoding trinucleotide repeat-containing gene 6C protein-like produces MLSISIFVSLSLYTAGTTWSTDSSTRTSSWLVLRNLTPQIDGSTLRTLCMQHGPLITFHLNLTQGNAVVRYSSKDEAAKAQKSLHMCVLGNTTILAEFAGEEEVNRFFAQSQSLGGTTSWQATPGTNQTRMGGSGSGASHPIGHSPHWNNNNNGSSSSSGGLGTKTGGELLWGGVQQYSSLWGPPSGEEGRVMGSPTQIHTLLPGDLLSGESM; encoded by the exons ATGTTAAGCATAAGcatctttgtgtctctctctttatacACAGCAGGAACCACGTGGAGTACAGACAGCTCCACCAGGACCAGTAGCTGGCTGGTTCTGAGGAACCTCACTCCACAG ATTGACGGTTCTACTCTGCGTACACTGTGCATGCAACATGGCCCCCTCATCACATTCCACCTCAACCTGACGCAGGGCAACGCTGTGGTGCGCTACAGCTCCAAGGATGAAGCTGCCAAGGCTCAGAAGTCCCTGCACAT GTGCGTGCTCGGGAACACCACTATCCTAGCAGAGTTTGCTGGGGAAGAGGAAGTGAACCGTTTCTTTGCACAGAGCCAGTCACTTGGCGGAACAACCAGCTGGCAGGCCACTCCAGGCACCAATCAGACAAGGATGGGTGGGTCGGGGTCCGGAGCCTCCCATCCCATCGGTCACTCACCACActggaacaacaacaacaacggcagcagcagcagtagtggtGGCCTAGGAACAAAGACCGGCGGGGAGTTGCTGTGGGGTGGTGTGCAACAGTATTCCAGCCTGTGGGGACCCCCAAGTGGAGAGGAGGGACGCGTCATGGGGAGTCCCACCCAAATCCATACGCTGCTGCCTGGGGACCTGCTGAGTGGGGAGTCCATGTAG